Below is a window of Lacrimispora xylanolytica DNA.
ATTTAACAAGGCTTTCCCCGGTGTATAAAACGATACCAGAAAAGTCCTTCAAAGAGGCGAAAAAGCACCCCGTAATCCTTCATTTTATGGGAGATGAGAGGCCGTGGAAGCAGTGGAATTTAAATTATTACCGAAACATATACGACCATTATCTCTCCCTCACTCCCTGGGCAGGAGCGCCAAAGGAGAAGGGGAGCCGCTTTTACATGGTGCTATACCATCTAATGGATTATGCCACCTTTTTATGTCCGCCCATTCGTGACCTGATCAGCCGCCGTTTTGGTATGCAGATGATTAATTCCAGAAAGGGTTCCTAGAGGAAGGGATATGAATATTATCTGTATTATTTTAAATTATAACGATGCCGTGACCACCAGGAGTCTGGTAACTGCCATAAAGGATTATCAATGCCTCGATACCATTGTCATAGTGGACAATCATTCCACGGATGATTCCCTGACCCTATTAAAGGAGCTTCAAAGTGAAACGGTCCATCTTTTAACATCTCCTTTTAATGGGGGCTATGGAAGCGGCAACAACATTGGAATCCGGTATGCCTATCACACCTTACGCGCGACTCATGTATTAGTCGCCAATCCCGATGTTAAGGTATCGGAAGCTTGTATTATAGCCATGTCGGAAGCCTTTGAAAAGGTAGAAAATCTGGCAATCGCCGCAGCCGTCACCAAAGACCGGACAGGCAGTGTAGCATTATCCAGCTGGAGGCTCAATGGATTGTTATTAGACCTGCTTGATACAGGTCTGATTACAAGGCGTTTGTTTGCCCGTTTTCTCAATGACAGGCCAGAAATAATGGGGAAAAAGGGACTCGCATTTGTGGATGCAGTTCTTGGCTCCTTATTTCTCGCGGATGCAAAGGCTCTTGTGGAATGCGGACTCTACGATGAGAAGGTATTCCTCTATTATGAGGAAAAGATACTTGGATATAAGCTGAAAGAAAAAGGCTATCGGACAGCCCTTCTTCTTGATGAATCTTATTTACATCTTCATTCTGTATCCATTAATAAAAGCGTGGCATCTATTTTAAAGAAGCAGGCGATTCTTCATGAGAGCAAGCTTCATTATTATAAGGCCTATTTAAAGATCAATCCGCTGGAAGAGATGTGTGTCCGTGCCTTCCTTGGTTTTTTGATGATGGAAATCTGGTTTTTAACAAAAATTGTGGGACTGTCCTGGTAGGGAGTCCCTTCTTTTGGGGAAAGGAGGCTTAAGCCATGGTAACGATTCTTCTGGCGACCTATAATGGGGAGACCTACTTAAGGCAGCAGCTGGATTCCTTATTAAATCAGACCCACAAAGAGCTGTTTATCCTGATTTCAGACGATCTTTCTTCTGACAGAACTCCTGGAATCATAAAGGAATATGAGAAAAAGTACCCGAACCAGATCAAGAGCCTTAAAAATATTAAGGCTTCCGGAAGTCCTCAAAACAACTTCTTTCGCCTCTTAAGCAGTGCAGATGACGATTATATCATGCTCTGCGACCAGGATGATATCTGGCTTCCTCATAAGGTAGAGGTGACATTAAAAGAGATGAAGCAGATGGAACTAAAATGGGGAAATGACCTCCCCCTTTTAGTTCACGGAGATTTATCTGTGACCGATGAAGAAGGAACCATTCGCCAAAAGTCTATGGCAAGATTCCAGAACATAGCGGTTCATGACAACCGGTTTACTCATTATCTGGTGGAGAATAACATTACTGGTAATACGGTTATGATAAACCGAAGCTTTCTTTCTTATTTGACCTACATACCAAAGCAGTGTATGATGCATGACTGGTGGCTGGGGCTTTTAGCAAGCTGTTTTGGAAAAATATCCTATATTGACCAGCCACTCCTTCTCTACCGGCAGCATGGAAGCAATCAGGTAGGCTCCAGAGGCCAGATGGAACAGTATGTAAGCCGATTGACCCAAAAGGAGCGGGTAAAGGAAGAGTACCGGAAGATGTTCTTGCAGGCCAGAGCCTTTCTAAAGCAGTACGGTCAGGAGATGGACAGTGAAAAACGGGAAGCTCTGGAGCAATTTGTCACCCTTTCAGACAAGAGCCGGTTAGAAAAGGTAAGGATTATCTGGAAATATAAATTTTATAAAAGCACCATCATAAGGACGTTTGGCCAGATGTTTTCCATCTGACCCCCTTTATGGCAATGGAAAACGGAGGAAATGGAACGTATGATACCGGAAGAAAAAGATATATTAGTGACGAAGGCATCCATGCCTTCCTATGAGGAATTCATAGAGGAGATAAAGCCCATCTGGGAAACAGCCTGGATGACCAACATGGGAGAATTTCATGATCGCTTAAAGGAGCAGTTAAAGGCTTACTTAAAGGCAAAGAACCTTCTTTTGTTCGTCAATGGACATATGGCGCTTGAGATGGCGCTCCAGGCCATGAATCTTTCCGGGGAAGTTATTACCACTCCATTTTCCTTTGCTTCCACCACCCATGCCATCATGAGAAATAATCTGACCCCTGTGTTCTGCGACATCAAAGAAGACGATTACACCATAGATGCAGACCGAATCGAAGCGCTTATCACCGATAAGACAACAGCCATTCTTCCGGTGCATGTATACGGCAATGTCTGTGATATGGAAAAGATAGAAAGAATTGCAAAAAAGCATAACCTAAAAGTCATATACGATGCAGCCCATGCCTTTGGCGTAGAGGTGAATGGCAGAGGAATTGGTACCTTTGGAGACGCCTCCATGTTCAGCTTCCATGCCACCAAGGTATTTAATACCATTGAAGGCGGTGCGGTAACCTTTCAGGACCCTTCCCTGGAAGTTCTTTTAAACTATTTAAAGAACTTTGGTATCACAGGCAAGGAATCCGTGGAATACGTGGGAGGCAATGCCAAAATGAATGAGTTTCAGGCAGCCATGGGCATCTGTAACTTAAGACACGTGGAAGATAATATAGAAAAACGCAGACTGATTACAGAACATTATAGGAAACGTCTGTCCGGGATTCCAGGCATTCGTCTCAATCAGGAAAAGGAAGGCATATTACCTAACTACGCCTATTTCCCTGTTGCCTTTGACGGCTTTTCCATGACCAGGAATGAGGTATATGAGCTTTTGGCCTCTCATCATATATTTGCAAGAAAATACTTCTACCCTCTTATCACTGATTTTGATTGCTACCGGGAACAGTTTCAGGGAGTCAGTCTGCCATGTGCGAAAAAAGCAGCTGACAGCGTACTCACACTTCCTCTGTATGCGGACTTATCCATCAGCGATGCAGACCGTATCTGTGATATTATCTTGGGCGTAAAACCAAAGGGGAGGCTATGATGAAGACAGCACTGGTAACCGCAATCGGATCATTTTCCGCGGATATAGTAATTAAGAATTTAAAAAAGAACGGGATTCGTGTCATTGGCTGTGATATTTACCCCTCCGAATGGATCGCAGATGCAGGCAATACAGACGCGTTTTTTCAGGTACCATATGCAACGGAAGAGCCGCGATACGTGGAACGGCTGCTCTCTATTTGTGACCAGGAACAGGTGGACGCCATCATCATCTTAACCGATGTGGAGGCCGATGTTTGGAACCGCCACAGAGAGGAATTAAAAGCCCATTCCATAACCCTCTGCCTTTCTGAGGAAGAGACCATGCTCTTATGCAGGGATAAGCGGAAGATGAGTTCTTTTCTTTCCCAAAAGAGACTGGGAAATCCCATTGAGACCGTGGACCTTTTAGAGGCAGATATTGATACCATTTCTTATCCAGCCGTTGTAAAGCCATATAATGGAAGGAGCAGCCAGGGACTTCACTACATTTCTTCCCTTGAGGAAATGAAAAGCTTTCTTACCTTTCAGGAAGCAGGAGATTTTGTGGTGCAGCCCTATTATAAAGGAAGTATCATTACCGTTGATGTGGTGCGTCAGGAAGAAACCGGAGAATGTGCGGTCATCTGCCGTAAAGAGCTTCTGCGGACAGGCAATGGCGCCGGAACTTCCGTACTTGTATTTACGAATAAGAATTTAGAAGCTATGTGCAGAGAAATTGCAGAGGCGATTCACATAAATGGCTGTGTGAATTTTGAATTCATCGAAGGGGAAGACGGCATTTACCGAATGCTGGAGTGCAACCCCCGTTTTTCCGGTGGTGTGGAGTTTTCCTGTCTCGCCGGATATGACTGTGTTTCCAATCACATTAAGTGCTTTACCGGAGAGAAGATAGAACCATTTCATGGTATCACCGACATGTATATAGCCAGGAAATATGAGGAATACATTACAAAAATTCTGGGGAAAGAAGGCGAGAGAGAATGAACGGAAATTCTGATTCCAACATTATGGTCAGTGTAAACTGTGTGACCTTTAACCACAAGAATTATATCCGTCAGGCTCTGGATAGCTTTTTGATGCAGAAAACAAATTTTGAATTTGAAATCCTGGTACACGATGACGCCTCCACTGATGGCACCGGAGAAATTCTTAGAGAATACGAGAAGAGATATCCGGGAAAGGTACTGCCTCTCATTCAGACGGAAAACCAGTATTCCCAGGGCATCGACAACATCAGTGGTGCCTTTAATTTTCCCAGGGCAAGAGGTAAATATATCTTTATGTGCGACGGAGATGATTACTGGGTCTCACCGGATAAGATGCAAAAGCAGGTCGATTATATGGAAGCCCACCCGGAATGCACTCTTTGTATTCACAGTGCCAAAATAGACCTGGTGGGAAAAGCAGTGACAGAGGGACAAATGCGGCCTTATTGTGGAAACAAGGTCCTCTCACCAGAAGATATTGTGGATAAGTCTTCTGGCTATGCCATGTCTTCCATGGCATTTCCCAGCCGTATCGTAAAAGAACTTCCCGATTATTATGTGGAATGTCCGGTTGGAGATACCCCCATTCAGATGATTGCAGCAAGCGAAGGATACGGTTATTACTTTGATGAGCCAATGAGCGCCTATCGGGTAGGTGTTGCCGGGTCCTGGACGGTGGAAGGTAAAAGTGGAGATTACGAGAAGAAGCAGAGCGTCTATTACGAGCGGATGAAAAAGGTATATGACCTTTACGATGCGGCAACCGGAGGGCGACTCCGGGAAGCGATTCGAAGTGCTGAAAAGAGAACGTATTATCACACCATGGTCAATACCAGACAGTTTAAGGAAATCTTGAATCCAGAGTATCGAAAGTACTATAAGGAACTCACCAGCCGAACCAGGTTCTTTATCCAGCTGGAATACAGGTTTCCGGGAGTGTACGGATTTTTAAGAAAGAAATATCATGGCTAACATACAAAATAGCAAGGGCAGAAACGTTTTCACACGTTTCTGCCCTTGCTTATGTAAGTAAGACACTTATATTAATGAACAATATTTGGATCAGTAGGATCCCAGGTCTGTGAATCAGGAATAATCTGTTCGATTGCAGGTCGCTCATAAGGTCCTGGTACCGGAGAGTTATAAATGGTAACCGTTGTTCCAAGAGCACAGTGGTCATAAACCCACTTGGCATCTCCCGATAAGAGACGGATACAGCCTGCTGACTCAGCAATGCTTAGATAATTATAAGTACTGGAGTCAAGTGTCATCCCGTTAGGCTTGCTGTAAAGAATGGAATGAATTAAGAATCCTTTCCAGATGCGGGTCGCATACTGGGTGAAAATTCCGTGGTTCATATCCCGCCAGCGGTATTTGGCCGGAGTCTGGAAGGTTCCAAGAGGAGTATCCGGTCCGGTTGAGGTAAGGAAGGATTTGACTGGAATGATAAATCCCCGTTCTCCGTCCTTTGCAAATACGGTCATGGTGTTCATCTGCTTATTGATGCTGATTAAAAATGGTCCATTTGCACCCATAACCGGCTCTAAGTCCTTTAACATCCTGCCAGTTTCATCAAAATAATATTTAAAGCCGTCTATGTACTGCCATCCCGTCACCGGATTGGAATCAACGAAATAATACCGTTCATTGCCTGACCATGCCCAGCCGGTAAAGGCAGAGCCGTCTCCGTTTACGTAACGAAGGGCACCATCAACCTGCTGAATTCCATCTGGAACAGCGGAGATCAGCGGCTTTTCTGTAGAGTAGGGGAATGCAGAATTTTTGGCGTAGAAAGCCATTCGAAAGCCTGTAATATAGTGGCCTGTCCCCATGGTTCCTGTAGCGGTTCCGTTCTTCGCCCAGCCCATAGTAGTACCATCCTCTAATTTGGCGGTATAATAAATATCAAACTGGTTGTTCACATAACCGGAAAAGCGCATCTGAATGGCTTCGATATTCACATCATTGGCATAGTTAGTCGTCTGCTGTCCGTTTAAGACCCAGGGAGACCAGCCTGTGCTTGATGTATAAGTCCGGTAAAGTACATTGCCTACGATATTTGTGAGAAATGTGGATAATCCATGGAATCCTTCCCCATTGTTTGTGATCCAGGCATCGTTTACGAAAGGCTGGGACCAGTTGCTGTCACCTGTCATAACGGTTGTCTGGAGACGGGGGAAATTAGCCTTTAAGGCTTCCTGTGCAGCTTTTGCGGCGGCGTCTTCCACGCCATCTTCGCCGTTTCCTTCTGCTTCTTTTCCGATGTCTATGCCGGCATTAGCCAAAGCGTTTTCCGCTTCCTCTGTAACTTTGCTGCCTTGATCTTTGGTCTCAGTCTGACTGTCATTCTGACTTATTGGGACGCCATTCCTAAATCCCGGTCCACGTGCTTCGTCTGCCCATGCATAAGAAGCATGTCCCGAAACCAGAACAGCCGTCAGGCAAAATGCTGCCAGACCGTATGTCAGTTTACGCATCATGAAAAACCTCCTGAATTCTAGTAAATTGAGTATATTCCTTAATAGTTTATCATGATTAGGGTCAAAATGCTAGAGACGATTTACAATTAATGGGTAATATAGTACAATAAGGCGGAATTGTTAATTGGTAAAACGAGGAGAAAAACCAGTATGTATGAGGAAAATATAAAAAATAAAGTCCTTTCCGGTTTGTTTTGGAAAGTGATGGAAAACGGAGGAACTCAAGGCATTCAGTTCCTGGTATCTATACTGCTGGCCAGGCTCTTAACACCGGCAGAGTCCGGAGAAGTCATGCTCATCATGATCTTTATCACCATTGGAAATGTATTCGTTCAAAGCGGTTTCAATACATCCCTGATACAAAAGCAAAAGGTGGACGAGGAGGATTATTCCTCTGCCTTCTATATCAGTGCAGGAATTGCAGCTGCTTTGTATCTCATTTTGTTCTTTTCTGCCCCGGCCATTGCCTCATTTTATGGACAGCCCTTATTTCGTCCGGTCCTTCGAACCCTTGCAGTTACCTTGTTTTTCGGTGCAGTGACTTCCGTTCAGTCTGCAGCAATTGCAAGAACCATGGAGTTTCGTAAGCTCTGCATTGCCAGTATTTTTGCTGCTCTTGGCTCTGGTGTAATTGGAGTTACCATGGCATTTTTAGGCTATGGAGTCTGGGCCCTTGCCATGCAGCAGTTTTTTTACAGCTTTTTCTTAATGGCAGTTCTTTCTGTTCTTGTAAAATGGCGTCCCAGGCTTTTGTTTTCCGTAGAAAAAGCCAGGGAGCTGTTTTCCTATGGCTGGAAGATCCTTTGTTCCGGCCTCATTGATACGGTATTTACCAATGTCTATGGATTAGTCATCGGAAAAGTATATAATTCCGCTATGATGGGGCAATACTCAAGGGGAAACCAGTTCCCTTCCCTTATTGCAAATAACCTGGGAGCTGCCATCCAGTCGGTTATGCTGCCTGCCTTTTCCGCCTTTCAGGATGACAGAGAACGGGTAAAAGGCATGGTCCGCAGATCCATTGTCACCAGCTCATACCTTGTGTTTCCTATGATGGCAGGCTTAATGGCGGTAGCAGAACCCATGGTGAAGCTGCTCCTTACCGATCAGTATCTACCCTGCGTCCCAATGCTCCGCCTGCTTTGCATCGCCTATGCCACCTGGCCCCTTCATGTAGCCAACTTACAGGCCATTAATGCACTGGGAAGAAGTGAGATATTTTTAAAGCTGGAGATCATTAAAAAGGCAGTCAGCGTTGTCGCCCTTATTATCAGCATTCCCTTAGGAATCTACACCATGGTGGCACTGCGCGCGGTAACCGACTTTATCTGTACCTTTATCAATGCCCACCCCAATAAAAAGCTGTTAAATTACAGCTTTTACGAGCAATGGAAGGACGTGATGCCTTCCCTTATTATCTCGGCAGTCATGGGGCTTTTCGTATACGGTGTACAGTATTTAATAGAAGGAACGCTTCTCACTCTGGTGGTACAGATTCTGGTAGGAGTTGTTGTTTATGCAGGTCTTTCCTGGCTGTTCCGTCTGGAAGCATTTTTATACCTTTGCAAAACAGCAGGAATTGGAAAAGAATCGTAATAGAGGGGTTACGGTTTACATTTAAAGTCTGATATTGTAGAATAAAGGGAACTGTAAGGAAATCAGAGGAATATATATGGAACGAAAAAATGTGGCCTGGAACATGATTGGCAGCTTTATTTACGCTGGCTCCAGCATGCTTCTTACGGCCCTTGTCAATCATATTATAGGCACAGACCAGGGAGGAATCTTTGGGTTTGCCTTCAGCACATTTGGGCAGCAGATGTTTCTGGTGGCCTATTTTGGCATGAGACCCATTCAAAGTACGGACGTCTCCGGGAATTACACCTTCCAGGAATACCGGAGAGCCAGATATCTATCCTGTGTGGCGGCGGTCATTCTGGGA
It encodes the following:
- a CDS encoding glycosyltransferase family 2 protein, whose protein sequence is MNIICIILNYNDAVTTRSLVTAIKDYQCLDTIVIVDNHSTDDSLTLLKELQSETVHLLTSPFNGGYGSGNNIGIRYAYHTLRATHVLVANPDVKVSEACIIAMSEAFEKVENLAIAAAVTKDRTGSVALSSWRLNGLLLDLLDTGLITRRLFARFLNDRPEIMGKKGLAFVDAVLGSLFLADAKALVECGLYDEKVFLYYEEKILGYKLKEKGYRTALLLDESYLHLHSVSINKSVASILKKQAILHESKLHYYKAYLKINPLEEMCVRAFLGFLMMEIWFLTKIVGLSW
- a CDS encoding glycosyltransferase family 2 protein; this translates as MVTILLATYNGETYLRQQLDSLLNQTHKELFILISDDLSSDRTPGIIKEYEKKYPNQIKSLKNIKASGSPQNNFFRLLSSADDDYIMLCDQDDIWLPHKVEVTLKEMKQMELKWGNDLPLLVHGDLSVTDEEGTIRQKSMARFQNIAVHDNRFTHYLVENNITGNTVMINRSFLSYLTYIPKQCMMHDWWLGLLASCFGKISYIDQPLLLYRQHGSNQVGSRGQMEQYVSRLTQKERVKEEYRKMFLQARAFLKQYGQEMDSEKREALEQFVTLSDKSRLEKVRIIWKYKFYKSTIIRTFGQMFSI
- a CDS encoding DegT/DnrJ/EryC1/StrS family aminotransferase — protein: MERMIPEEKDILVTKASMPSYEEFIEEIKPIWETAWMTNMGEFHDRLKEQLKAYLKAKNLLLFVNGHMALEMALQAMNLSGEVITTPFSFASTTHAIMRNNLTPVFCDIKEDDYTIDADRIEALITDKTTAILPVHVYGNVCDMEKIERIAKKHNLKVIYDAAHAFGVEVNGRGIGTFGDASMFSFHATKVFNTIEGGAVTFQDPSLEVLLNYLKNFGITGKESVEYVGGNAKMNEFQAAMGICNLRHVEDNIEKRRLITEHYRKRLSGIPGIRLNQEKEGILPNYAYFPVAFDGFSMTRNEVYELLASHHIFARKYFYPLITDFDCYREQFQGVSLPCAKKAADSVLTLPLYADLSISDADRICDIILGVKPKGRL
- a CDS encoding ATP-grasp domain-containing protein, whose protein sequence is MKTALVTAIGSFSADIVIKNLKKNGIRVIGCDIYPSEWIADAGNTDAFFQVPYATEEPRYVERLLSICDQEQVDAIIILTDVEADVWNRHREELKAHSITLCLSEEETMLLCRDKRKMSSFLSQKRLGNPIETVDLLEADIDTISYPAVVKPYNGRSSQGLHYISSLEEMKSFLTFQEAGDFVVQPYYKGSIITVDVVRQEETGECAVICRKELLRTGNGAGTSVLVFTNKNLEAMCREIAEAIHINGCVNFEFIEGEDGIYRMLECNPRFSGGVEFSCLAGYDCVSNHIKCFTGEKIEPFHGITDMYIARKYEEYITKILGKEGERE
- a CDS encoding glycosyltransferase family 2 protein → MNGNSDSNIMVSVNCVTFNHKNYIRQALDSFLMQKTNFEFEILVHDDASTDGTGEILREYEKRYPGKVLPLIQTENQYSQGIDNISGAFNFPRARGKYIFMCDGDDYWVSPDKMQKQVDYMEAHPECTLCIHSAKIDLVGKAVTEGQMRPYCGNKVLSPEDIVDKSSGYAMSSMAFPSRIVKELPDYYVECPVGDTPIQMIAASEGYGYYFDEPMSAYRVGVAGSWTVEGKSGDYEKKQSVYYERMKKVYDLYDAATGGRLREAIRSAEKRTYYHTMVNTRQFKEILNPEYRKYYKELTSRTRFFIQLEYRFPGVYGFLRKKYHG
- a CDS encoding L,D-transpeptidase, which encodes MRKLTYGLAAFCLTAVLVSGHASYAWADEARGPGFRNGVPISQNDSQTETKDQGSKVTEEAENALANAGIDIGKEAEGNGEDGVEDAAAKAAQEALKANFPRLQTTVMTGDSNWSQPFVNDAWITNNGEGFHGLSTFLTNIVGNVLYRTYTSSTGWSPWVLNGQQTTNYANDVNIEAIQMRFSGYVNNQFDIYYTAKLEDGTTMGWAKNGTATGTMGTGHYITGFRMAFYAKNSAFPYSTEKPLISAVPDGIQQVDGALRYVNGDGSAFTGWAWSGNERYYFVDSNPVTGWQYIDGFKYYFDETGRMLKDLEPVMGANGPFLISINKQMNTMTVFAKDGERGFIIPVKSFLTSTGPDTPLGTFQTPAKYRWRDMNHGIFTQYATRIWKGFLIHSILYSKPNGMTLDSSTYNYLSIAESAGCIRLLSGDAKWVYDHCALGTTVTIYNSPVPGPYERPAIEQIIPDSQTWDPTDPNIVH
- a CDS encoding lipopolysaccharide biosynthesis protein translates to MYEENIKNKVLSGLFWKVMENGGTQGIQFLVSILLARLLTPAESGEVMLIMIFITIGNVFVQSGFNTSLIQKQKVDEEDYSSAFYISAGIAAALYLILFFSAPAIASFYGQPLFRPVLRTLAVTLFFGAVTSVQSAAIARTMEFRKLCIASIFAALGSGVIGVTMAFLGYGVWALAMQQFFYSFFLMAVLSVLVKWRPRLLFSVEKARELFSYGWKILCSGLIDTVFTNVYGLVIGKVYNSAMMGQYSRGNQFPSLIANNLGAAIQSVMLPAFSAFQDDRERVKGMVRRSIVTSSYLVFPMMAGLMAVAEPMVKLLLTDQYLPCVPMLRLLCIAYATWPLHVANLQAINALGRSEIFLKLEIIKKAVSVVALIISIPLGIYTMVALRAVTDFICTFINAHPNKKLLNYSFYEQWKDVMPSLIISAVMGLFVYGVQYLIEGTLLTLVVQILVGVVVYAGLSWLFRLEAFLYLCKTAGIGKES